Proteins from a single region of Haloplanus sp. GDY1:
- the cdd gene encoding cytidine deaminase: MPDELVERARDALDAAYVPYSEYRVGAALRTADGTVFTGCNVENANYSNSLHAEEVALAEAVTRGHREFDALAVASEARDGVTPCGMCRQTLAEFCADDLPIVCDEGGNAVSEYTLGELLPSTIGPETLEAAKRSEE; this comes from the coding sequence ATGCCCGACGAACTCGTCGAACGTGCCCGCGACGCCCTCGACGCGGCGTACGTCCCCTACTCCGAGTATCGGGTCGGGGCCGCGCTCCGAACCGCCGACGGCACCGTCTTCACCGGCTGCAACGTCGAGAACGCCAACTACAGCAACAGCCTCCACGCCGAGGAGGTGGCCCTCGCCGAGGCGGTCACGCGAGGACACCGGGAGTTCGACGCGCTCGCCGTCGCCTCGGAGGCTCGCGACGGCGTCACGCCCTGTGGGATGTGCCGCCAGACGCTCGCGGAGTTCTGTGCGGACGACCTGCCCATCGTCTGTGACGAGGGCGGGAACGCGGTCAGCGAGTACACCCTCGGCGAACTGCTTCCGTCGACCATCGGTCCCGAGACGCTCGAAGCAGCCAAACGTAGCGAAGAGTAG
- a CDS encoding nucleoside phosphorylase — MADDTDRQYHLEVAPGDVAETVLLPGDPDRVDVVTDRWDDAETVASHREYRTATGTYEGAPVSVTSTGIGSPSAAIAVEELARVGAETFVRVGSCGALHPEMAVGDLVITTGAVRGEGTSDEYVRGDYPAVADHAVVSALIAAAERLGYDYHCGVTLSTDSFYAGQARPGFEGFEAAGSGSLLDDLREANVKNVEMEASAVLTLAGLYGLRGGAVCTVFANRTTGEFCTEGEGRAAEVGSLAAALLHEMDDRREAAGADAWHAGLSL, encoded by the coding sequence ATGGCAGACGACACCGACCGGCAGTACCACCTCGAAGTCGCGCCCGGGGACGTGGCGGAGACGGTGTTGCTCCCCGGCGACCCCGACCGCGTGGACGTGGTGACCGACCGCTGGGACGACGCGGAGACGGTCGCGTCCCACCGCGAGTACCGCACCGCGACGGGCACCTACGAGGGGGCGCCGGTCTCGGTCACCTCGACCGGCATCGGGAGCCCCTCCGCCGCCATCGCCGTCGAGGAACTCGCCCGCGTCGGCGCCGAGACGTTCGTCCGGGTGGGCTCCTGTGGTGCCCTCCACCCGGAGATGGCGGTCGGCGACCTGGTCATCACGACCGGGGCGGTGCGGGGCGAGGGGACGAGCGACGAGTACGTCCGCGGGGACTACCCCGCCGTCGCCGACCACGCCGTCGTCTCGGCGCTGATCGCCGCCGCCGAACGCCTCGGCTACGACTACCACTGCGGCGTCACGCTCAGCACGGACAGCTTCTACGCCGGCCAGGCACGGCCGGGGTTCGAGGGGTTCGAGGCGGCCGGAAGCGGGTCGTTACTGGACGACCTCCGGGAAGCGAACGTGAAGAACGTCGAGATGGAGGCCAGCGCCGTGTTGACGCTCGCGGGCCTCTACGGCCTCCGAGGGGGAGCGGTGTGTACCGTCTTCGCCAACCGGACGACCGGCGAGTTCTGCACCGAGGGTGAGGGGCGCGCCGCCGAGGTCGGCAGCCTCGCTGCCGCCCTCCTCCACGAGATGGACGACCGCCGCGAGGCGGCGGGGGCGGACGCGTGGCACGCCGGCCTCTCGTTGTAG
- a CDS encoding NAD-dependent epimerase/dehydratase family protein, translating into MEGKRVLVTGGAGFIGSNLANHLAADNDVIALDDCHLGTPENLDGVDADGDADGPVEFVDGSVLDDDLPTDVDVVFHLAAYSSYTMVEENKREATRVNVEGFVNTVEQAREDGCDTVVYATTSSIYGSRTEPSPEDMPVEARTCYEASKLARERYGEYFGHHYDMSLAGLRFFSVYQGYGGAEEHKGEYANTVAQFADAIAGGESPVLFGDGSQTRDFTHVDDVVRAIELAADHELQGIYNVGTGESYDFNTMVEMINDELGTDVDPEYVENPLPVYVHDTMADASKLREATGWEPEIDFEEGVARVCAPYRDADE; encoded by the coding sequence ATGGAAGGGAAGCGAGTCCTCGTGACGGGCGGTGCGGGGTTCATCGGGTCGAACCTGGCGAACCACCTCGCCGCCGACAACGACGTCATCGCCCTCGACGACTGTCACCTCGGTACGCCGGAGAACCTGGACGGCGTCGACGCCGACGGCGACGCCGACGGTCCCGTCGAATTCGTCGATGGGAGCGTCCTCGACGACGACCTGCCGACGGACGTGGACGTCGTCTTCCACCTCGCGGCCTACTCCTCCTATACGATGGTCGAGGAGAACAAGCGGGAGGCCACCCGCGTCAACGTCGAGGGGTTCGTCAACACGGTCGAACAGGCCCGCGAGGACGGCTGTGACACCGTCGTCTACGCCACCACCTCCTCCATCTACGGCTCCCGGACCGAGCCCTCCCCCGAGGACATGCCCGTCGAGGCCCGTACCTGCTACGAGGCGTCGAAACTCGCCCGCGAGCGCTACGGCGAGTACTTCGGCCACCACTACGACATGAGCCTCGCGGGCCTGCGCTTCTTCTCGGTCTACCAGGGGTACGGCGGCGCCGAGGAACACAAGGGGGAGTACGCCAACACCGTCGCGCAGTTCGCGGACGCCATCGCGGGCGGGGAGTCGCCCGTCCTCTTCGGCGACGGCTCGCAAACCCGGGACTTCACCCACGTCGACGACGTGGTCCGGGCCATCGAACTCGCCGCCGACCACGAGTTACAGGGCATCTACAACGTCGGCACCGGCGAGAGCTACGACTTCAACACGATGGTCGAGATGATCAACGACGAACTCGGCACGGACGTCGACCCCGAGTACGTCGAGAACCCCTTGCCCGTCTACGTCCACGACACCATGGCCGACGCCTCGAAACTCCGGGAGGCGACCGGCTGGGAGCCGGAAATCGACTTCGAGGAAGGCGTCGCGCGGGTGTGTGCCCCTTACCGGGACGCCGACGAGTAG
- a CDS encoding DUF2267 domain-containing protein — protein sequence MKFDEFTGTVQHRLELPGTGETVRAIRATLMALGERIPAGAAEDLAASLPMEIKWYMTGAVHEHGQRFDWSEFVARVADVENAERADAAYHAQVIVDLVRDLVPESDFRQLRDQLPESEDDENWGKLFELTDAGGWSDPNEG from the coding sequence ATGAAATTCGACGAGTTCACGGGGACGGTGCAGCACCGACTCGAACTCCCCGGCACCGGCGAGACGGTGCGGGCCATCAGAGCGACGCTGATGGCGCTCGGCGAGCGGATTCCGGCCGGCGCCGCCGAGGACCTCGCCGCCTCGCTCCCGATGGAGATCAAGTGGTACATGACCGGGGCCGTCCACGAACACGGGCAGCGATTCGACTGGTCGGAGTTCGTCGCGCGGGTCGCGGACGTCGAGAACGCGGAGCGGGCCGACGCGGCCTACCACGCGCAGGTCATCGTCGACCTCGTTCGCGACCTGGTGCCCGAATCGGATTTCCGGCAACTGCGCGACCAGCTTCCGGAGAGCGAGGACGACGAGAACTGGGGGAAGCTGTTCGAGTTGACGGACGCGGGCGGGTGGAGCGACCCGAACGAGGGGTGA
- a CDS encoding Rrf2 family transcriptional regulator, whose protein sequence is MSSIELTSSQKTILTALINLHRETEDAVKGEDIAEEVDRNPGTIRNQMQSLKALQLVEGVPGPKGGYKPTANAYEALDVDQMDEPAAVPLLHNGEPVDTANVGEIDLSSVHHPDLCRAEIHVQGSVREFHEGDKVRVGPTPLSKLVIDGTVDGKDDTDNILILRIDDMRAPAEEPEH, encoded by the coding sequence ATGTCATCCATCGAACTGACGTCCAGTCAGAAGACGATCCTCACGGCCCTCATCAACCTCCACCGCGAGACGGAGGACGCGGTCAAGGGTGAGGACATCGCCGAGGAGGTCGATCGAAACCCGGGCACCATTCGCAACCAGATGCAGAGCCTGAAAGCCCTCCAGCTCGTCGAAGGGGTACCGGGCCCGAAGGGCGGCTACAAGCCGACGGCCAACGCCTACGAGGCCCTCGACGTGGACCAGATGGACGAACCGGCGGCCGTCCCGCTGCTCCACAACGGCGAGCCCGTCGACACCGCGAACGTGGGCGAAATCGACCTCTCGTCGGTACACCACCCCGACCTCTGTCGCGCCGAGATCCACGTCCAGGGGTCGGTCCGGGAGTTTCACGAGGGCGACAAGGTGCGCGTCGGCCCCACGCCCCTCTCGAAGCTCGTCATCGACGGCACGGTCGACGGCAAGGACGACACCGACAACATCCTGATCCTGCGCATCGACGACATGCGGGCGCCGGCCGAAGAGCCGGAGCACTGA
- a CDS encoding GNAT family N-acetyltransferase → MYVRDAKNRDEAWLLDHIEEMALDDVAFRSRDYVIAVDEDSNARAGFGRVRIHKTDAGDYCELTGVGVLRAWRGQGVGAHVVERLVETAAADGFETVYSVTDQPSYLAQFGFEAVESSALPEKMAERLAAKRETIQPDAVATSLRVDEFEMPARLREAFKNAAPRAEEEDSPDADAEDFGIDPESATYKYDTGR, encoded by the coding sequence ATGTACGTCCGGGATGCCAAGAACCGAGACGAGGCTTGGTTGCTCGACCACATCGAGGAGATGGCCCTGGACGACGTCGCCTTCCGGTCCCGGGACTACGTCATCGCGGTCGACGAGGACTCCAACGCGCGGGCGGGGTTCGGCCGCGTGCGCATCCACAAGACCGACGCTGGCGACTACTGTGAACTCACGGGCGTCGGCGTCCTGCGCGCGTGGCGCGGGCAGGGGGTGGGAGCGCACGTCGTCGAGCGCCTGGTCGAGACGGCTGCGGCCGACGGCTTCGAGACGGTGTACTCGGTGACGGATCAGCCGAGCTATCTGGCGCAGTTCGGCTTCGAGGCCGTCGAGTCGAGCGCGCTGCCGGAGAAGATGGCCGAACGGCTGGCGGCGAAGCGGGAGACGATCCAACCCGACGCCGTCGCGACCAGCCTCCGGGTCGACGAGTTCGAGATGCCCGCCCGGTTGCGGGAGGCGTTCAAGAACGCCGCCCCCCGGGCGGAGGAGGAGGACTCGCCCGACGCCGACGCCGAGGACTTCGGCATCGACCCGGAGAGCGCGACGTACAAGTACGACACCGGACGCTAG
- the rocF gene encoding arginase gives MTRSVRVLGVPTDYGASRRGVDMGPSAIRYAGLGAALRDIGRDVRDAGDLSVPRTENRDPGRADAKYLPVVESVCTRLADRVCETLAAGETPLVLGGDHSVAIGTLAGTARDADVGVLWFDAHGDFNTPATTPSGNVHGMALAAALGRGEFADAAWALADLDPGRVALVGVRDLDPGERAALRESDVHVYTMSDIDDRGVTAVVDDAVDAASGGDGVHVSLDLDWLDPTEAPGVGTPVRGGVTYREAHAALERAATDATVRSLELVEVNPILDDHNGTGELAVELAASALGKRIL, from the coding sequence ATGACCCGTTCGGTTCGCGTCCTCGGCGTCCCCACCGACTACGGGGCGAGTCGCCGCGGCGTCGACATGGGGCCGTCGGCGATTCGCTACGCCGGCCTCGGGGCCGCGCTCCGGGACATCGGCCGCGACGTTCGCGACGCCGGCGACCTGTCCGTACCCCGAACCGAGAACCGCGACCCCGGCCGCGCGGACGCGAAGTACCTCCCGGTCGTCGAGTCGGTCTGCACCCGCCTCGCGGACCGGGTGTGCGAGACGCTCGCGGCCGGCGAGACGCCGCTCGTTCTCGGGGGCGACCACTCGGTCGCCATCGGCACCCTCGCGGGGACGGCCCGCGACGCCGACGTGGGCGTCCTCTGGTTCGACGCCCACGGCGACTTCAACACGCCGGCGACGACGCCCTCGGGCAACGTCCACGGGATGGCGCTCGCGGCCGCCCTCGGCCGCGGCGAGTTCGCGGACGCGGCGTGGGCGCTCGCCGACCTGGACCCCGGGCGCGTCGCGCTCGTCGGGGTGCGTGACCTCGACCCCGGCGAGCGGGCGGCCCTCCGCGAGAGCGACGTCCACGTCTACACCATGTCCGATATCGACGACCGGGGCGTCACGGCCGTCGTCGACGACGCCGTGGACGCCGCGAGCGGGGGCGACGGCGTCCACGTCAGCCTCGACCTGGACTGGCTGGACCCGACGGAGGCACCCGGCGTCGGGACGCCCGTCCGCGGTGGCGTCACCTACCGCGAGGCCCACGCGGCGCTCGAACGGGCGGCGACGGACGCGACGGTGCGGTCGCTGGAACTCGTGGAGGTGAACCCGATCCTCGACGACCACAACGGGACGGGCGAACTCGCGGTCGAACTCGCCGCGAGCGCGCTCGGAAAGCGGATCCTGTAG
- a CDS encoding short-chain fatty acid transporter translates to MSARQRVQSFGRTMADWSEKWIPSPFLFAVILTLIAYVAAIAFTPDGPYQNIQNWYDGFWTLLTFAMQMVLILVTGYAVADSDFVSSYLDRLASIPDDNTQAAALVAAVSLIFGYFHWGIGLIVGAIFAIFVARAGYERGKTFHYPILCAAGYTSQTIWHVGPSTSAGLLSATEGHPFEDIIGVVPLNESVFTIYAFGIAVLVFVTVVPVLAFLAPDEENATGIEEYAPSLLKGDELEDAVTDGGTATATDVSRSPADRINDSRAIAYLLGLGMMVYVVNYFINAGGVGEALDLNVFNFTFIALGLFLHKTPAAYMEAIRDATEGAAGIILQFPFYAGILGIISNSGLSDLIAEGLLAVATPETFPVIAWLLGGFMNLFVPSGGGEWGIIGGVVGSAAVELGVPPGKAIVAYGVGDMWTNMFQPFWAIPLLGLTQVRARDILGYTIIVMLALFPVFALGLYFLPY, encoded by the coding sequence ATGTCAGCCCGACAGCGAGTGCAGTCGTTCGGACGGACGATGGCGGACTGGTCGGAGAAGTGGATCCCCAGCCCGTTCCTGTTCGCGGTGATCCTGACGCTCATCGCGTACGTCGCCGCCATCGCGTTCACGCCGGATGGGCCGTATCAGAACATCCAGAACTGGTACGACGGCTTCTGGACCCTGCTGACCTTCGCGATGCAGATGGTGTTGATCCTGGTCACGGGGTACGCCGTCGCCGACTCGGATTTCGTCAGCAGTTACCTGGACAGGCTGGCGTCGATACCCGACGACAACACGCAGGCGGCGGCGCTGGTGGCGGCCGTCTCGCTGATCTTCGGGTACTTCCACTGGGGCATCGGCCTCATCGTCGGCGCCATCTTCGCCATCTTCGTGGCCCGCGCGGGCTACGAGCGGGGGAAGACGTTCCACTATCCGATCCTCTGTGCGGCGGGGTACACGAGCCAGACCATCTGGCACGTCGGACCGTCGACGAGCGCGGGACTGCTCTCGGCGACGGAGGGCCACCCCTTCGAGGACATCATCGGCGTCGTCCCGCTCAACGAGAGCGTGTTCACGATCTACGCGTTCGGCATCGCGGTCCTCGTGTTCGTGACCGTCGTTCCCGTCCTCGCCTTCCTCGCGCCGGACGAGGAGAACGCGACGGGCATCGAGGAGTACGCGCCGAGCCTGCTGAAGGGCGACGAACTGGAGGACGCGGTCACCGACGGGGGGACCGCGACGGCGACGGACGTCTCCCGGTCGCCGGCCGACCGGATCAACGACAGCCGGGCCATCGCCTACCTCCTCGGTCTCGGCATGATGGTGTACGTGGTCAACTACTTCATCAACGCCGGCGGCGTCGGGGAGGCCCTCGACCTCAACGTGTTCAACTTCACGTTCATCGCCCTCGGCCTGTTCCTGCACAAGACGCCGGCGGCGTACATGGAGGCGATCCGTGACGCCACCGAGGGCGCCGCGGGGATCATCCTGCAGTTCCCCTTCTACGCGGGGATCCTGGGGATCATCAGCAACTCCGGGCTCTCGGATCTGATCGCGGAGGGGCTGCTCGCGGTGGCGACGCCCGAGACGTTCCCGGTGATCGCGTGGCTGCTCGGCGGGTTCATGAACCTGTTCGTCCCGAGCGGTGGCGGCGAGTGGGGGATCATCGGCGGCGTCGTCGGGAGCGCGGCGGTCGAACTCGGCGTGCCGCCGGGGAAGGCCATCGTCGCCTACGGCGTCGGCGACATGTGGACCAACATGTTCCAGCCGTTCTGGGCCATCCCGCTGCTGGGACTGACGCAGGTCCGCGCTCGCGACATCCTCGGATACACCATCATCGTCATGCTGGCGCTGTTCCCGGTGTTCGCGCTCGGACTCTACTTCCTGCCGTACTGA
- a CDS encoding DUF7557 family protein encodes MPHTLEISDELGERLDGLLEEDETYEELIEELVSVYETEGAFLQEGYSE; translated from the coding sequence ATGCCCCACACGCTCGAAATCAGCGACGAACTCGGGGAACGCCTGGACGGCCTCCTCGAGGAGGACGAGACCTACGAGGAGTTGATCGAGGAACTCGTCTCGGTGTACGAGACCGAGGGCGCGTTCCTGCAGGAAGGCTACTCGGAGTGA
- the gyrA gene encoding DNA gyrase subunit A, whose amino-acid sequence MSSDGSDVPAARVDTARIEQEMEQSYIDYAMSVIAGRALPDARDGLKPVHRRILYAMHEAGVTSRASHRKSSSVVGETMGDFHPHGDSAIYDALARMAQDFSMRAPLVDGQGNFGSIDGDPPAAMRYTEARMSPIAEELLDDIEKGTVDFSSNYDGRKQEPDVLPAAFPNLLVNGSSGIAVGMSTNVPPHNLGEVIDATIHLIRNPDCTVEDLMDHVVAPDFPTGANIVGRNAIYEAYKTGRGRLRVRAELETSEDRIVVTELPYQSNKARLIERIADDVNEGKLDGVRDLRDESDRDGIRIVIELKRGANPDVVENQLLESHLETTFGVINLALVDGQPKVLDLKETLEVYLDHRREVVRRRSEYDLEAAEDRAHILEGRLTALENADEVVELIQDAEDRDAAKRALIAAFDFSEDQVDHIVAMQLGSLTSMETAAIEEEYEEVQARIDRLTEILEEESELLGVIEDELREIKAEYADERRTRIIEDTGEVTDEDLIPQEDTLVVVSEDDYIKRMSLSTFDAQHRGGKGIIGTDLKEGDRVSSVFLANTHDYLLCFTNHGQVYKLKTYQVPEMGRTARGKSAVNLLDLDDGEEIEAVVDCENLEEGAGRYLTMATKRGRVKRTAVEEFGNILSTGIRAIRLEDDDALVDVELTDGDHDLIVATADGMSIRFDEDEVRPMGRDARGVGGIKLEGEDHVVGLAAVAPADHDWVLSVTDNGYGKRTPVDAYRQQSRYGKGLIDIKTDERNGPACAIDAVGPGDHLVVMSEGGQIIRTPVEDVSTVGRNTMGVIVMDLDAGDSVASVAVIPAGRAGAGDSLSDDES is encoded by the coding sequence ATGAGTTCGGACGGCTCCGACGTCCCGGCCGCCCGCGTCGACACCGCCCGGATCGAACAGGAGATGGAGCAGTCCTACATCGACTACGCGATGTCGGTCATCGCGGGGCGGGCGCTCCCCGACGCCCGCGACGGCCTCAAGCCCGTCCACCGGCGCATCCTCTATGCCATGCACGAGGCGGGCGTCACCTCGCGGGCCTCCCACCGGAAGTCCTCCTCCGTCGTCGGCGAGACGATGGGTGACTTCCACCCGCACGGCGACTCCGCCATCTACGACGCGCTGGCGCGGATGGCACAGGACTTCTCGATGCGGGCGCCGCTGGTCGACGGCCAGGGGAACTTCGGCTCCATCGACGGCGACCCGCCGGCGGCCATGCGCTACACCGAGGCGCGGATGTCGCCCATCGCGGAGGAACTGCTCGACGACATCGAGAAGGGCACCGTCGACTTCTCGTCGAACTACGACGGCCGCAAGCAGGAACCCGACGTGTTGCCCGCGGCCTTCCCCAACCTCCTCGTCAACGGCTCCTCGGGCATCGCCGTCGGGATGTCGACGAACGTCCCGCCGCACAACCTCGGCGAGGTGATCGACGCGACGATCCACCTCATCCGGAATCCGGACTGCACGGTCGAGGATCTGATGGACCACGTGGTCGCGCCCGACTTCCCCACCGGCGCGAACATCGTCGGCCGGAACGCCATCTACGAGGCGTACAAGACGGGGCGTGGTCGCCTGCGCGTCCGCGCCGAACTGGAGACGAGCGAGGACCGCATCGTCGTCACGGAACTCCCCTACCAGTCGAACAAGGCACGCCTGATCGAGCGCATCGCCGACGACGTGAACGAGGGGAAACTCGACGGCGTCCGCGACCTGCGCGACGAGTCCGACCGCGACGGCATCCGCATCGTGATCGAACTCAAGCGCGGCGCCAACCCCGACGTGGTGGAGAACCAACTGCTCGAATCCCACCTCGAAACGACGTTCGGCGTCATCAACCTCGCGCTGGTCGACGGCCAGCCGAAGGTGCTCGACCTCAAGGAGACGCTGGAGGTGTACCTGGATCACCGCCGCGAGGTCGTGCGCCGCCGCAGCGAGTACGACCTCGAAGCGGCCGAGGACCGCGCCCACATCCTCGAGGGCCGCCTGACGGCGCTGGAGAACGCCGACGAAGTGGTCGAACTCATCCAGGACGCCGAGGACCGCGACGCCGCCAAGCGGGCGCTGATTGCCGCCTTCGACTTCTCCGAGGACCAGGTCGACCACATCGTCGCGATGCAGCTGGGCAGCCTCACGTCGATGGAGACGGCCGCCATCGAGGAGGAGTACGAGGAGGTGCAGGCCCGCATCGACCGCCTGACCGAGATCCTCGAGGAGGAGTCGGAACTCCTCGGCGTCATCGAGGACGAACTCCGGGAGATCAAGGCGGAGTACGCCGACGAGCGCCGCACACGGATCATCGAGGACACGGGCGAGGTGACCGACGAGGACCTCATTCCCCAGGAGGACACCCTCGTCGTCGTCAGCGAGGACGACTACATCAAGCGCATGTCGCTGTCGACGTTCGACGCCCAGCACCGGGGCGGGAAGGGGATCATCGGCACCGACCTCAAGGAGGGCGACCGGGTCTCCTCGGTCTTCCTCGCGAACACCCACGACTACCTCCTCTGTTTCACCAACCACGGGCAGGTCTACAAGCTGAAGACCTACCAGGTGCCGGAGATGGGCCGCACCGCCCGCGGCAAGTCGGCGGTGAACCTGCTGGACCTCGACGACGGCGAGGAGATCGAGGCCGTCGTCGACTGCGAGAACCTGGAGGAGGGCGCCGGCCGGTACCTCACGATGGCGACGAAGCGGGGGCGCGTGAAACGCACCGCCGTCGAGGAGTTCGGCAACATCCTCTCGACGGGCATCCGCGCCATCCGTCTGGAGGACGACGACGCCCTCGTCGACGTGGAGTTGACCGACGGCGACCACGACCTGATCGTCGCCACCGCCGACGGGATGAGCATCCGCTTCGACGAGGACGAGGTCCGTCCCATGGGCCGTGACGCCCGCGGCGTCGGCGGCATCAAACTGGAGGGCGAGGATCACGTCGTCGGCCTCGCCGCCGTGGCCCCCGCGGACCACGACTGGGTGCTCTCCGTGACGGACAACGGCTACGGCAAGCGCACCCCGGTCGACGCCTACCGCCAGCAGTCCCGCTACGGCAAGGGGCTGATCGACATCAAGACCGACGAGCGCAACGGCCCCGCCTGCGCGATCGACGCCGTCGGCCCCGGGGATCACCTCGTCGTGATGAGCGAGGGCGGCCAGATCATCCGCACGCCCGTCGAGGACGTCTCGACCGTCGGCCGCAACACGATGGGCGTCATCGTCATGGACCTCGACGCCGGCGACTCGGTGGCGTCGGTGGCCGTGATCCCGGCCGGCCGGGCGGGCGCGGGGGACTCCCTCTCGGACGACGAGAGCTGA
- a CDS encoding zinc ribbon domain-containing protein: MSSDESDDGGPASSTAEAGAAGSPAPDEMYCSNCGSVIDADAEICPDCGVRQQSATDEKNAAVSFVASLVVPGAGQVYNDQVGRGIAMFVGTAVMDLVIVFVAGILTFIVIGPLFLLLIPVVHVAVAYDAYTQAEKINDGTITP, encoded by the coding sequence ATGTCCAGCGACGAGTCGGACGACGGGGGACCGGCGTCGTCGACTGCCGAGGCCGGCGCCGCCGGCAGTCCCGCTCCCGACGAGATGTACTGTTCGAACTGTGGGTCGGTCATCGACGCCGACGCGGAGATCTGTCCCGACTGCGGGGTGCGACAGCAGTCCGCCACCGACGAGAAGAACGCCGCCGTCTCCTTCGTCGCGTCGCTCGTCGTCCCCGGGGCCGGACAAGTGTACAACGATCAGGTCGGCCGGGGCATCGCCATGTTCGTCGGGACGGCCGTGATGGACCTCGTCATCGTCTTCGTCGCGGGGATCCTGACGTTCATCGTCATCGGGCCGCTCTTTCTCTTGTTGATCCCCGTGGTCCACGTCGCCGTGGCGTACGACGCCTACACGCAGGCCGAGAAGATCAACGACGGAACGATCACGCCGTAG
- a CDS encoding NAD(P)/FAD-dependent oxidoreductase: MTSQVVVLGSGYAGAGAVTRFEEVADGSAELTWISEHDYHLVLHEAHRVIRDTSVASKISIPVDEIKSPETTFRQDRVTGIDVDEREVELQDGDPVPYDYLLVALGSRTAFYGIEGLEEYAHTLKGLDDAREIHGDVADAATEATRSDPAQVVVGGAGLSGIQSAGEVAAYRDEHRAPIDVTLVEGLDEVFPGNDPELQGALRKRLEATGVEIMCGEFVSKVDEETIYVGGGEEEEPTELDYDVFLWTGGITGQDELADCDVDKDDRSNRVYAERDFRTSDDRVFAIGDTALIEQGPEEFAPPTAQAAWQAAEVAGENLFRAAKGQSLRTWTHDDKGTLISIGDEAVAHGVDPLPINTFGGVGAELLKKAVAARWIADVSSVGRAIDAWSDM, encoded by the coding sequence ATGACCTCTCAGGTCGTCGTTCTCGGGTCCGGATACGCCGGCGCGGGTGCAGTCACGCGCTTCGAAGAGGTAGCGGACGGCAGCGCCGAGCTGACCTGGATCTCCGAGCACGACTATCATCTCGTTCTCCACGAGGCCCACCGTGTCATCCGCGACACGAGCGTCGCCTCCAAGATCTCCATCCCCGTCGACGAGATCAAATCCCCCGAGACGACGTTCCGGCAGGACCGCGTCACGGGCATCGACGTCGACGAGCGGGAAGTCGAACTGCAGGACGGCGATCCGGTCCCGTACGACTATCTGCTCGTCGCCCTCGGGAGTCGCACCGCCTTCTACGGCATCGAGGGACTGGAGGAGTACGCCCACACGCTGAAGGGTCTCGACGACGCCCGCGAGATTCACGGCGACGTGGCGGACGCGGCGACGGAGGCCACCCGGTCGGACCCGGCGCAGGTCGTCGTCGGCGGCGCCGGCCTCTCGGGCATCCAGTCGGCCGGCGAGGTCGCCGCCTACCGCGACGAGCACCGCGCACCGATCGACGTCACCCTCGTCGAGGGGCTCGACGAGGTGTTCCCGGGCAACGATCCCGAACTCCAGGGCGCGCTCCGCAAGCGACTGGAGGCCACCGGGGTCGAGATCATGTGCGGCGAGTTCGTCTCGAAGGTCGACGAGGAGACCATCTACGTCGGCGGCGGCGAGGAGGAGGAGCCGACCGAACTCGACTACGACGTGTTCCTCTGGACCGGCGGCATCACCGGACAGGACGAACTCGCCGACTGCGACGTCGACAAGGACGACCGAAGCAACCGCGTGTACGCCGAGCGCGACTTCCGGACGAGCGACGACCGGGTGTTCGCCATCGGCGACACGGCGCTGATCGAGCAGGGACCCGAGGAGTTCGCGCCGCCGACGGCCCAGGCCGCCTGGCAGGCCGCCGAAGTGGCCGGCGAGAACCTCTTTCGGGCCGCGAAGGGGCAGTCGCTCCGGACGTGGACCCACGACGACAAGGGGACGCTCATCTCCATCGGGGACGAGGCGGTCGCACACGGCGTCGACCCCCTGCCGATCAACACCTTCGGGGGCGTCGGCGCCGAACTGCTGAAGAAGGCGGTCGCCGCACGCTGGATCGCGGACGTCTCCTCGGTCGGCCGGGCCATCGACGCCTGGTCGGACATGTAG